A window of Rhododendron vialii isolate Sample 1 chromosome 13a, ASM3025357v1 contains these coding sequences:
- the LOC131313192 gene encoding ethylene-responsive transcription factor 14-like, which translates to MQGSDERGGNTKTREKGRGSTETKYRGIRQRPWGEYATRRGTGRGCGWGRSRRGKMRRGHATPSTSHGPNCSTSITRNGGEQVIELEYLDNKLLEELLIEPNNEDYNWQENKISHFP; encoded by the exons ATGCAAGGAAGTGATGAACGAGGAGGGAATACGAAGACACGAGAGAAAGGGAGGGGATCGACAGAGACCAAGTACAGGGGAATTAGGCAGCGGCCGTGGGGGGAGTACGCGACCCGAAGAGGAACGGGGCGCGGCTGTGGCTGGGGACGTTCGAGACGGGGGAAGATGCGGCGCGGGC ATGCCACCCCCAGTACTAGCCACGGACCAAATTGTTCTACTTCCATTACTAGGAATGGAGGGGAGCAAGTGATTGAGCTCGAATATTTGGATAACAAGTTGTTGGAGGAGCTTCTAATTGAGCCAAATAATGAGGATTATAATTGGCAAGAGAATAAGATATCGCACTTTCCCTAA